One window from the genome of Gimesia aquarii encodes:
- a CDS encoding NADH:ubiquinone reductase (Na(+)-transporting) subunit D: MNSKQKEVLTGPIFNNNPIALQILGICSALAVTTKMETALVMSIAVILVTACSNAAVASIRLQIPSSIRIIVQMTIIASLVILVDQFLKAFAFGISKQLSVFVGLIITNCIVMGRAEGFAMKNEPGISFLDGLGNGLGYSLILMIVAFFRELFGSGSLFGIPLLKLSRDGGWYEANGLMLLPPSAFFIIGIFIWILRVWKTDQMEEA, from the coding sequence ATGAATTCAAAACAAAAAGAGGTTCTGACAGGACCGATTTTCAATAATAACCCCATTGCTTTACAAATTCTCGGAATTTGTTCTGCTTTGGCTGTAACCACCAAAATGGAGACAGCACTCGTTATGAGTATCGCAGTGATTTTGGTGACTGCCTGCTCCAATGCCGCGGTGGCTTCTATCAGATTACAGATTCCTAGCAGCATTCGAATTATCGTCCAAATGACAATTATTGCTTCGTTGGTGATCCTGGTAGATCAGTTTCTAAAGGCATTCGCATTTGGAATCAGCAAACAGCTTTCAGTATTTGTAGGGTTGATTATCACCAACTGTATTGTGATGGGGCGCGCAGAAGGTTTTGCTATGAAAAATGAGCCCGGTATCAGTTTTCTGGATGGGCTGGGAAATGGTTTAGGTTATAGCCTCATTTTAATGATCGTGGCCTTCTTTCGGGAACTGTTTGGATCAGGCAGCTTATTTGGAATCCCATTATTAAAACTAAGTCGCGATGGTGGTTGGTATGAGGCCAATGGTTTGATGTTATTACCTCCGAGCGCGTTTTTTATTATCGGTATTTTCATTTGGATTTTGAGAGTTTGGAAAACCGATCAAATGGAGGAGGCATAA
- a CDS encoding Na(+)-translocating NADH-quinone reductase subunit A — MITIKKGLDLPISGEPSALIEQGPEIRSIALIGPDYIGMKPTLAVEIGDTVKKGQMLFSDKKTEGVIYTSPVGGKVTEINRGAKRAFQSMVLEVQGTDEETFASYGDEELANLTREQVQENLLNSGLWSSLRTRPFSRVPAPGSIPHSIFVTAIDTNPLAPPPEVILSEEPRAFSQGLQLLKTLTDGKLFLCKAPGTNLPGCDLDFVTVEEFGGPHPAGLVGTHVHFLDPVSEKKTVWNINYQDVIAIGKLFTTGKLSVERVISIAGPAVKSPKLVKTILGASLADLTDGNLEEGENRLVSGSALSGRTGEGPFAYLGRYASQVTGLKEGNHRDFLGWMGPGFNKFSVVPVFISSWLGQGKKFPFTTSTEGSKRAMIPIGTYEKVMPLDILPTFLLRALITEDTEQAKELGCLELDEEDLSLCTFVCPGKYNYGSLLRKNLTKIEIEG; from the coding sequence ATGATTACAATTAAAAAAGGGTTGGATCTGCCTATTTCGGGTGAGCCTTCCGCTCTGATCGAACAGGGGCCAGAAATTCGATCGATTGCTCTGATTGGTCCTGATTATATTGGCATGAAGCCCACATTGGCTGTTGAAATCGGTGATACGGTCAAAAAAGGTCAGATGCTTTTCAGCGACAAAAAAACGGAAGGTGTGATATATACTTCTCCAGTTGGCGGGAAAGTAACGGAAATCAATCGAGGTGCCAAACGCGCCTTTCAGAGTATGGTGCTTGAAGTCCAGGGAACTGATGAAGAAACATTTGCCTCTTATGGTGATGAAGAACTGGCGAATCTGACACGCGAACAAGTTCAAGAGAACTTGTTGAATTCTGGTTTGTGGTCAAGTTTGAGAACACGCCCCTTTAGTCGTGTGCCTGCTCCGGGATCAATACCACATTCTATTTTTGTGACTGCGATCGATACAAATCCCTTAGCACCACCTCCGGAAGTCATTCTTAGTGAAGAACCTCGCGCTTTCTCACAGGGATTGCAGTTATTGAAGACTTTAACCGACGGAAAGCTATTTCTTTGCAAGGCGCCGGGAACAAATTTACCTGGTTGCGATCTTGATTTTGTTACAGTTGAGGAATTTGGCGGTCCGCATCCCGCGGGGCTCGTGGGGACACATGTTCATTTTCTTGATCCGGTCAGCGAGAAAAAAACAGTTTGGAATATCAATTATCAAGACGTGATTGCCATCGGCAAGTTGTTTACTACAGGTAAGCTCTCCGTAGAACGTGTTATTTCGATTGCGGGTCCTGCGGTTAAAAGTCCAAAGTTAGTGAAAACGATTCTGGGGGCCAGTCTCGCTGACTTGACAGATGGAAATCTTGAAGAAGGCGAAAATCGGTTAGTTTCGGGTTCAGCGCTTTCGGGGCGGACTGGCGAAGGTCCTTTTGCATATTTAGGCCGTTATGCCTCGCAGGTAACGGGATTAAAAGAGGGCAATCATCGCGACTTTCTCGGATGGATGGGACCTGGTTTCAATAAGTTCTCTGTCGTTCCGGTATTTATTTCTTCCTGGTTGGGACAGGGGAAAAAGTTCCCTTTTACCACTTCCACAGAAGGTAGTAAACGGGCCATGATTCCGATTGGAACTTATGAAAAAGTCATGCCGTTGGATATTTTACCTACGTTCCTGTTGCGTGCCTTGATTACCGAAGATACAGAACAGGCAAAAGAGTTGGGATGCCTGGAACTTGATGAAGAAGACTTATCGTTATGCACCTTTGTGTGTCCCGGGAAATATAACTACGGATCACTATTGCGTAAAAACCTGACAAAGATAGAAATTGAAGGTTAA
- a CDS encoding HTTM domain-containing protein has translation MDAKELIPTQQNSIRNRFHRFFFAKEIPFGLAIVRILVPLILFGTVCTRWRYSRELFSSDGAPAPLADIFRYYDFLPVLPGSVVVGLFAALGFFLICSSIGWMTRFSLIASVVLYTYFCFMDCISMATKYSVIASHVLFLLSLSNCGAIWSVDSWLKGRRQNRSLPQYTKYELPRFEIWPQRLMQILIGVVYFGAAMTKLHTPGYLEGDQISYWAMSRYNNPHPMGDFLTMYPIVFSVMSYVALVWEIVFVFIVWQKWGRIVGLGLGAAFHIGTLFSLGLYIFPMISISIYFCFLTEKDVRWLSAQFRRFYRQGVWLAQYFFKLNARIESLRPHHVTAWKSSAAWGAGIVVVLFLSIYVEDRLDLYGLRRAEGRMTLHEVAPELIEEMLVPEQVMRQKDKFLSVDVGTRMVGGWLTDRKSEFMVGDLILVQCCLNPPHEDIWIDCHFCEENGRIVTRVGQIVPRENLRYTFQIYAPEILAPGNYYVSIKSKGKEMMRRSITLLPKLSAVAN, from the coding sequence ATGGATGCTAAAGAATTGATTCCAACGCAACAAAATTCCATTCGGAATCGCTTTCATCGATTCTTTTTTGCAAAAGAAATACCCTTTGGATTGGCCATTGTACGCATATTAGTTCCTCTCATCTTATTTGGAACTGTGTGTACCAGATGGAGGTATTCAAGAGAATTGTTTTCAAGCGATGGAGCTCCAGCTCCCCTGGCAGATATCTTTCGCTATTATGATTTTCTTCCAGTCCTTCCAGGCAGTGTTGTTGTTGGACTATTTGCAGCACTGGGATTTTTTCTGATTTGTAGCAGCATTGGCTGGATGACCCGATTTTCCCTGATCGCTTCTGTCGTGCTATATACATATTTCTGTTTCATGGATTGTATCAGTATGGCAACGAAGTATTCTGTCATTGCTTCACATGTCTTGTTTTTACTTTCCCTATCCAATTGTGGTGCCATCTGGTCAGTTGATAGTTGGTTGAAAGGGAGGCGACAAAACCGATCGTTACCACAGTATACAAAATATGAACTTCCTCGATTTGAGATATGGCCACAAAGACTGATGCAGATTCTTATTGGGGTGGTTTATTTTGGAGCTGCTATGACAAAGCTTCATACTCCTGGATATCTCGAAGGAGACCAAATCAGTTATTGGGCAATGTCACGCTATAATAATCCACATCCTATGGGGGATTTCCTGACGATGTATCCCATCGTCTTTTCAGTCATGTCTTACGTTGCACTTGTCTGGGAAATCGTGTTTGTGTTTATCGTCTGGCAAAAGTGGGGCCGAATTGTTGGATTAGGTTTGGGAGCGGCTTTTCACATCGGAACGCTGTTTTCACTTGGATTATATATCTTCCCTATGATTTCGATTTCAATTTATTTTTGTTTTCTTACGGAAAAGGATGTTCGATGGTTATCGGCTCAGTTCCGTCGTTTCTATCGCCAAGGTGTTTGGTTGGCACAGTATTTCTTTAAGTTGAATGCCAGGATTGAAAGTTTACGTCCGCACCATGTTACAGCTTGGAAGTCATCGGCTGCTTGGGGAGCAGGGATTGTTGTTGTTCTGTTCCTGAGTATTTATGTGGAAGACCGACTGGACCTATATGGCCTTAGACGAGCTGAAGGCCGAATGACGTTGCATGAAGTTGCCCCTGAATTAATAGAAGAAATGTTGGTACCAGAACAAGTGATGAGACAAAAAGACAAATTTCTCAGTGTTGATGTCGGAACACGGATGGTGGGGGGATGGCTCACAGATCGTAAATCGGAATTCATGGTTGGGGATTTAATACTCGTGCAATGCTGTCTGAATCCTCCTCACGAAGACATCTGGATTGATTGTCATTTCTGTGAAGAGAATGGACGAATTGTTACCCGGGTTGGACAAATCGTTCCGCGCGAGAACTTACGATATACTTTTCAGATTTACGCGCCTGAGATCTTAGCTCCGGGTAACTATTATGTTTCCATCAAATCAAAAGGCAAAGAAATGATGCGACGTTCAATTACGTTGCTTCCCAAACTTTCGGCAGTCGCAAACTGA
- the nqrF gene encoding NADH:ubiquinone reductase (Na(+)-transporting) subunit F — MVIEILFGVVMFTGIVIALVAIILVAKSKLVASGNVTITVNEQKQIEVPVGGKLLNALAENQIFVSSACGGGGTCAQCEVKVLEGGGDILPTERSHFNNREVREGCRLSCQVPVKSSMEIEVPPEVFETKKWVCKVRSNDNVATFIKELVLELPAGEDVDFKAGGFIQIEAPPHHIKYSDFDIPEEYKEDWDNFNLWRFESKVDEEVIRAYSMANYPGEKGIIMLNVRVASPPPRSPEGTPPGKMSSYIFDLKPGDEVTISGPYGEFFIQETEAEMIYIGGGAGMAPLRSHIYELFKERETNRKVSYWYGARSLREMFYEDEFRALEEKFPNFKMHVALSDPVPEDNWDGLQGFIHQVLLDEYLSKHPAPEDCEYYICGPPMMLSAVRNMLDDLGVEPENIRYDDFG; from the coding sequence ATGGTTATAGAAATTCTGTTCGGCGTTGTTATGTTTACGGGCATTGTCATAGCCCTGGTTGCCATCATCTTGGTTGCAAAGTCGAAACTGGTTGCCTCTGGTAATGTCACAATCACGGTTAACGAACAGAAGCAGATTGAAGTCCCCGTTGGTGGTAAATTACTGAACGCACTTGCCGAAAATCAGATTTTCGTCTCTTCGGCCTGTGGTGGTGGTGGAACTTGTGCTCAATGTGAAGTCAAAGTTCTGGAAGGTGGAGGAGATATCTTACCGACGGAACGTTCCCATTTTAATAATCGGGAAGTACGCGAAGGCTGTCGTTTATCCTGTCAGGTGCCTGTAAAGAGCAGTATGGAAATCGAAGTCCCACCAGAGGTCTTCGAAACTAAGAAGTGGGTTTGTAAAGTCAGATCCAACGACAACGTTGCAACCTTTATTAAAGAACTTGTTCTCGAATTGCCTGCTGGTGAAGATGTGGACTTCAAGGCGGGCGGATTTATTCAGATTGAAGCACCGCCACACCATATTAAATATAGTGACTTCGATATTCCTGAAGAATACAAGGAAGACTGGGATAATTTCAACTTATGGCGATTTGAATCTAAAGTAGATGAAGAAGTAATTCGCGCCTATTCCATGGCCAATTACCCGGGGGAAAAGGGAATCATCATGCTGAATGTGCGTGTTGCGTCTCCACCTCCCCGTTCACCAGAAGGCACACCTCCTGGTAAAATGTCTTCCTATATCTTCGACTTAAAACCGGGTGATGAAGTTACGATCTCCGGTCCGTATGGAGAATTTTTCATCCAGGAAACAGAGGCGGAAATGATCTATATCGGTGGGGGAGCCGGTATGGCTCCTCTACGATCACATATCTATGAGCTCTTCAAAGAACGTGAAACGAACCGAAAAGTGTCGTATTGGTACGGTGCTCGTAGCTTACGGGAAATGTTTTACGAAGATGAGTTCCGAGCTCTCGAAGAGAAGTTCCCCAATTTCAAAATGCACGTTGCCTTGTCTGATCCGGTTCCAGAAGACAACTGGGATGGTCTACAAGGTTTTATTCACCAAGTGTTATTGGATGAGTATTTAAGTAAACATCCTGCACCCGAGGACTGTGAATACTATATCTGTGGACCTCCAATGATGTTGTCTGCCGTTCGGAATATGCTGGATGACTTAGGAGTCGAGCCTGAGAATATCCGCTATGATGACTTTGGCTAG
- a CDS encoding (Na+)-NQR maturation NqrM, with protein MMATILLALGIFVLAFLGMAVGVIVSNRCIKGSCGGLSNLEGVEGCSHCGGCSVSDQQQRQGDEVTAANSCSVDQEN; from the coding sequence ATGATGGCCACAATCTTGCTTGCACTTGGTATTTTTGTCCTTGCTTTCCTGGGAATGGCAGTGGGTGTCATCGTCAGTAATCGTTGTATCAAAGGGTCCTGTGGGGGCTTGTCTAATCTTGAAGGAGTTGAAGGTTGCTCACACTGTGGCGGTTGCTCTGTTTCTGATCAACAACAGAGACAAGGTGATGAAGTGACTGCAGCTAATTCATGTTCTGTTGACCAAGAAAATTAG
- a CDS encoding NADH:ubiquinone reductase (Na(+)-transporting) subunit B, translating to MKPLRNLLDKVHPLFDKGGKFEKLYPLYEANDTFLYTPGEVTNEASHVRDSIDLKRMMSMVIVALLPCVFMALYNTGYQANAAMSTMGIESVPGWRGTVMASLGVIPDANSMLSNLLHGALYFFPVYIVCMAVGGMWEGLFCIIRRHEINEGFLVTGMLFPLSLPPTIPLWQVAIGISFGVVVGKEIFGGTGKNFLNPALTARAFLYFAYPAQIVGDTVWTAVDGFSGATSLGQLAVASPEVGMKSITNPVADGGLGISWMQAFMGQIQGSMGETSTFACLLGAIFLILAGIGSWRVMAGVLAGSMGLSVLLWLIGSNTNAMFSMPPQWHLVVGGLAFGLVYMATDPVSAAMTDTGRWVYGILIGGMTILIRVINPAYPEGIMLAILFGNVFAPLIDFYVVQANIKRRLARNVA from the coding sequence ATGAAGCCGTTACGAAATCTTCTTGATAAGGTGCACCCTCTTTTTGATAAAGGAGGGAAGTTCGAGAAGCTTTACCCACTTTATGAGGCGAATGATACATTCCTCTATACTCCGGGTGAAGTGACAAATGAAGCTTCTCATGTGCGTGATTCGATTGACCTGAAACGCATGATGAGCATGGTGATCGTGGCTTTGCTTCCCTGTGTCTTCATGGCTCTTTACAATACCGGTTATCAAGCCAACGCTGCGATGAGTACCATGGGCATAGAATCTGTTCCTGGTTGGCGCGGAACTGTAATGGCCTCTCTGGGAGTCATCCCGGATGCTAACAGCATGCTTTCTAACCTGTTACATGGTGCGCTTTACTTCTTCCCAGTCTACATCGTATGTATGGCCGTTGGTGGGATGTGGGAAGGCCTCTTTTGCATCATCCGACGTCATGAAATCAATGAAGGCTTCCTCGTAACTGGGATGCTCTTTCCCTTATCGCTGCCACCCACAATTCCACTTTGGCAAGTCGCCATAGGAATCTCGTTTGGAGTTGTGGTTGGTAAAGAAATATTTGGGGGGACTGGTAAGAACTTTTTGAATCCAGCGTTAACCGCTCGTGCATTTCTTTATTTCGCTTATCCCGCTCAGATTGTGGGTGATACTGTCTGGACTGCCGTGGATGGCTTCAGTGGTGCTACTTCACTCGGTCAGTTAGCTGTCGCAAGTCCTGAAGTTGGAATGAAATCCATAACGAACCCTGTCGCCGACGGTGGTTTGGGGATTAGCTGGATGCAGGCCTTTATGGGGCAGATTCAAGGATCGATGGGAGAGACCTCGACCTTTGCTTGCCTGTTAGGTGCTATCTTTCTGATACTGGCAGGCATTGGTTCCTGGCGGGTGATGGCAGGAGTTTTGGCCGGATCGATGGGGCTTTCTGTTCTGCTTTGGTTAATTGGCAGTAACACAAATGCGATGTTCTCGATGCCACCTCAATGGCATTTAGTTGTAGGAGGGCTGGCCTTTGGTCTGGTCTATATGGCCACAGATCCGGTTTCAGCAGCGATGACTGATACAGGGCGATGGGTCTATGGAATTTTAATTGGTGGAATGACGATCCTGATTCGGGTCATCAATCCAGCGTATCCAGAGGGGATTATGTTGGCAATTTTGTTTGGAAATGTCTTCGCGCCTCTGATTGACTTCTATGTGGTTCAAGCAAACATTAAAAGAAGGTTGGCGCGAAATGTCGCGTGA
- a CDS encoding Hsp20/alpha crystallin family protein — MESDENQAEPVHVSTEEETGEQPRAEHDKKSDSSGVNTSIERLRSEFDKLLGVAVEQGERALDKLGLFGSESVWIPRVDILELEEQFQVQFDLPGVAAEEINITLAGNMLTIAGTRNTGTITTSGQTVRLSERPAGQFRRSVPMPVAVDPDKVTASVQNGILNVLLDKSATEKPRQIPIKTGSEAGVSS; from the coding sequence ATGGAATCAGATGAGAATCAAGCCGAACCAGTTCATGTTTCTACCGAAGAGGAAACAGGGGAACAGCCGCGGGCTGAGCATGATAAAAAAAGTGATTCATCAGGAGTGAATACTTCGATTGAGCGATTACGATCCGAATTCGACAAATTGCTGGGAGTTGCCGTTGAACAAGGGGAACGCGCATTGGATAAGCTCGGTTTATTTGGAAGTGAGTCAGTTTGGATACCCCGCGTAGATATTCTCGAACTAGAAGAGCAATTTCAAGTTCAGTTTGATTTACCAGGCGTAGCAGCTGAGGAAATCAATATCACTCTGGCTGGAAATATGCTAACGATTGCAGGCACACGAAATACGGGAACAATCACGACGTCCGGCCAAACCGTTCGATTGAGTGAACGACCTGCAGGGCAGTTTCGACGGTCTGTTCCCATGCCTGTTGCCGTCGATCCAGATAAGGTTACCGCGTCGGTACAGAATGGTATTTTGAACGTTTTACTAGATAAGTCTGCTACAGAAAAGCCTCGGCAGATTCCGATCAAAACTGGCTCCGAAGCTGGTGTTTCCTCTTAG
- a CDS encoding FAD:protein FMN transferase: MMTLASRRHKLFLRVAVLLLLIFPATACQTDQSDSTADSLSKQQFQGPTMGTSYHITICTMPVDQVNADLLKQEVDQLLENVNAQMSTYIETSELSRFNQSQSDQWFEVSPSVLKVVEAGLNLSKESAGAFDMTVGPLVNLWHFGPVPGKKALPESTQILATKKKVGYQYIELQHDEAALKKLIPNVYLDLSAIAKGYAVDIVAKYLDSQFIENYLVEIGGEMRAKGVNQKQVPWKVGIEKPISETRTIQKVVPLSNLSMATSGNYRNFFEVDGKTFSHTIDPRTGYPVEHSLASVTVVGETCMNCDALATCLMVLGPDEGYNWAKERKIAAYFIVKEENGFTERYSPRWQKLLGEENES, encoded by the coding sequence ATGATGACTTTGGCTAGTCGCCGCCACAAACTGTTTCTGCGCGTTGCCGTTTTACTGCTGTTGATCTTTCCTGCCACGGCATGTCAAACTGACCAGTCTGATTCTACTGCAGACTCACTGAGTAAGCAGCAGTTTCAGGGCCCCACAATGGGGACGTCTTACCATATCACGATCTGCACTATGCCTGTGGATCAGGTTAATGCCGATCTGCTTAAACAAGAAGTAGATCAACTTTTAGAAAACGTCAACGCTCAGATGTCAACTTACATCGAGACATCTGAGTTATCCCGATTCAATCAATCGCAATCCGATCAATGGTTTGAAGTTTCTCCATCGGTATTAAAAGTCGTTGAAGCAGGCCTCAACTTAAGTAAAGAGAGTGCAGGCGCCTTTGATATGACGGTAGGTCCTCTAGTCAACCTGTGGCACTTTGGTCCCGTTCCAGGTAAAAAAGCATTACCAGAATCCACTCAGATATTAGCGACGAAAAAGAAAGTGGGTTATCAGTACATTGAATTACAACATGATGAAGCTGCGTTGAAGAAGTTAATACCCAATGTCTACCTTGACCTCTCGGCAATTGCAAAAGGGTACGCTGTAGATATTGTTGCAAAATATCTTGACTCACAATTCATCGAAAACTATCTGGTCGAAATTGGTGGGGAGATGCGGGCTAAAGGTGTGAATCAAAAACAAGTTCCCTGGAAAGTGGGAATTGAAAAACCAATTAGTGAAACACGCACAATCCAAAAAGTTGTTCCACTTTCCAATCTGTCGATGGCTACTTCGGGCAATTATCGTAATTTTTTTGAAGTGGATGGTAAAACGTTTTCTCATACCATTGATCCCCGTACAGGTTATCCTGTGGAACATTCTCTGGCCTCTGTCACGGTTGTCGGAGAAACTTGTATGAACTGTGATGCACTTGCAACATGCCTGATGGTATTAGGCCCCGATGAGGGGTATAATTGGGCTAAAGAGCGGAAGATCGCTGCTTACTTTATTGTAAAAGAGGAAAATGGTTTTACAGAACGATATTCCCCACGCTGGCAGAAATTGTTGGGAGAGGAAAACGAATCATGA
- a CDS encoding Na(+)-translocating NADH-quinone reductase subunit C: MSRDSIGFTFMVSAALCVVCSILVSGAAVGLRSRQDLNKENERKKNILSAAGLINPDAAANEISKVYDERVKGIIVDLNTGKVVTDDKELFPNPQEYDQKAAADNPKMSMEIPSAEDLAGIKRRENYSWVYLINDENGKLSQYVLPVRGKGLWSTLWGFLALDTNLNTIAGLTFYEHGETPGLGGEVDNPKWKALWKGKEAYGKDFEPEIEVIKGTVVPDSKNAIHEVDGLSGATITSRGVTHLLDFWLGNLGFRPYLESIREQGEK; the protein is encoded by the coding sequence ATGTCGCGTGATTCAATTGGTTTCACATTTATGGTGTCGGCTGCGTTATGCGTAGTCTGTTCAATTCTCGTATCCGGTGCTGCTGTAGGTTTACGCAGTCGTCAGGATTTGAATAAAGAGAATGAGCGTAAGAAAAATATCCTTTCCGCAGCAGGATTGATCAATCCCGATGCTGCTGCTAATGAGATCAGTAAAGTTTACGATGAGCGGGTCAAGGGTATCATCGTGGATCTCAACACAGGAAAAGTTGTTACCGATGATAAGGAATTATTTCCTAATCCTCAGGAGTACGATCAAAAAGCGGCGGCTGATAACCCAAAGATGAGTATGGAAATCCCTTCGGCTGAAGATTTAGCTGGAATCAAACGCCGCGAGAATTATTCCTGGGTCTATTTGATCAACGACGAAAATGGCAAGCTGTCGCAGTACGTGCTTCCCGTCAGAGGAAAAGGACTCTGGTCGACTTTATGGGGGTTCCTGGCTTTAGATACCAATTTAAACACAATAGCCGGCTTGACGTTTTACGAACATGGGGAAACACCTGGATTAGGTGGAGAAGTTGATAATCCCAAATGGAAAGCACTTTGGAAAGGCAAAGAAGCCTACGGCAAAGACTTCGAACCTGAGATTGAAGTTATTAAGGGGACAGTGGTTCCAGATTCTAAGAATGCCATACATGAAGTGGATGGACTCTCCGGGGCAACGATTACCTCACGTGGTGTGACCCACCTACTGGATTTCTGGCTTGGAAATTTAGGATTTAGACCTTATCTCGAAAGTATTCGAGAACAGGGAGAAAAATAG
- the nqrE gene encoding NADH:ubiquinone reductase (Na(+)-transporting) subunit E codes for MFEHYLSLFIKCLFIENLALAFFLGMCTFLAVSKNVKTAIGLGIAVIVIQTITVPVNNVIYQHLLKKGALAWAGYPNVDLTFVGLICYIGVIAAMVQILEMTLDRFFPALYNTLGIFLPLITVNCAILGGTLFMVERDYNFPESCVFGFGSGVGWALAIMALAGIREKMKYSDVPLGLQGLGITFITVGLMAMAFMAFSGIQL; via the coding sequence ATGTTTGAACATTATCTGAGCCTGTTTATAAAATGCTTGTTCATTGAGAATCTGGCTTTGGCTTTCTTTTTGGGAATGTGTACCTTTTTGGCCGTTTCCAAGAATGTTAAAACCGCCATTGGTTTGGGGATTGCTGTTATCGTGATTCAGACGATTACAGTACCCGTAAATAATGTGATCTATCAACACCTCCTGAAAAAAGGAGCTTTAGCCTGGGCTGGATATCCCAATGTAGATCTTACATTTGTGGGATTGATCTGCTATATCGGCGTGATAGCTGCCATGGTTCAGATTCTGGAAATGACTTTGGATCGGTTTTTTCCTGCTTTGTATAACACGTTGGGAATTTTCCTGCCTTTGATTACTGTAAACTGTGCGATTTTGGGAGGCACATTGTTCATGGTCGAACGTGATTATAACTTCCCTGAAAGTTGTGTTTTCGGCTTTGGATCAGGTGTAGGCTGGGCTCTAGCGATTATGGCATTGGCTGGAATTCGCGAAAAAATGAAGTACAGCGATGTCCCACTCGGATTACAGGGATTAGGGATCACATTCATTACCGTAGGATTGATGGCGATGGCCTTCATGGCGTTTTCTGGAATCCAATTATAA